From the genome of Canis lupus familiaris isolate Mischka breed German Shepherd chromosome 8, alternate assembly UU_Cfam_GSD_1.0, whole genome shotgun sequence, one region includes:
- the SSTR1 gene encoding somatostatin receptor type 1, whose translation MFPNGTASSPSSPSPSPGSCGEGGGSRGPGAGAADGMEEPGRNASQNGTLSEGQGSAILISFIYSVVCLVGLCGNSMVIYVILRYAKMKTATNIYILNLAIADELLMLSVPFLVTSTLLRHWPFGALLCRLVLSVDAVNMFTSIYCLTVLSVDRYVAVVHPIKAARYRRPTVAKVVNLGVWVLSLLVILPIVVFSRTAANSDGTVACNMLMPEPAQRWLVGFVLYTFLMGFLLPVGAICLCYVLIIAKMRMVALKAGWQQRKRSERKITLMVMMVVMVFVICWMPFYVVQLVNVFAEQDDATVSQLSVILGYANSCANPILYGFLSDNFKRSFQRILCLSWMDNAAEEPVDYYATALKSRAYSVEDFQPENLESGGAVFRNGTCTSRITTL comes from the coding sequence ATGTTCCCCAATGGCActgcctcctctccttcttctcctagCCCCAGCCCGGGCAGCTGCGGGGAAGGCGGCGGCAgcaggggccccggggccggCGCCGCGGACGGCATGGAGGAGCCGGGGCGAAACGCGTCCCAGAACGGGACCTTGAGCGAGGGCCAGGGCAGCGCCATCCTCATCTCTTTCATCTACTCCGTGGTGTGCCTGGTGGGGCTGTGTGGTAACTCCATGGTCATCTACGTGATCCTGCGCTACGCCAAAATGAAGACGGCCACCAACATCTACATCCTGAACCTGGCCATCGCCGACGAGCTGCTCATGCTCAGCGTGCCGTTCCTGGTCACCTCCACGTTGCTTCGCCACTGGCCCTTCGGCGCGCTGCTCTGCCGCCTCGTGCTCAGCGTGGACGCGGTCAACATGTTCACCAGCATCTACTGTCTGACTGTGCTGAGCGTGGACCGGTACGTGGCCGTGGTGCACCCCATCAAGGCGGCACGCTACCGCCGGCCCACCGTGGCCAAGGTGGTGAATCTGGGCGTGTGGGTGCTCTCGCTGCTGGTCATTCTGCCCATCGTGGTCTTCTCGCGCACAGCGGCCAACAGTGACGGCACGGTGGCCTGCAACATGCTCATGCCTGAGCCGGCCCAGCGCTGGCTAGTGGGCTTCGTGTTGTACACGTTTCTCATGGGCTTCCTGCTGCCCGTCGGGGCCATCTGCCTGTGCTACGTGCTCATCATCGCCAAAATGCGCATGGTGGCTCTCAAGGCCGGCTGGCAGCAGCGCAAGCGCTCGGAGCGCAAGATCACcctgatggtgatgatggtggtgatggtgtttGTCATCTGCTGGATGCCCTTCTATGTAGTGCAGCTGGTCAACGTGTTTGCCGAGCAGGACGACGCCACGGTGAGCCAGCTGTCGGTCATCCTGGGCTACGCCAACAGCTGCGCCAATCCCATCCTCTACGGCTTCCTTTCGGACAACTTCAAGCGCTCTTTCCAGCGCATCCTGTGCCTCAGCTGGATGGACAACGCGGCCGAGGAGCCTGTCGACTACTACGCCACGGCCCTCAAGAGCCGCGCCTACAGCGTGGAGGACTTCCAGCCCGAGAACCTGGAGTCGGGAGGCGCTGTCTTCCGTAATGGCACCTGCACGTCTCGGATCACGACTCTCTGA